The Chryseobacterium sp. 52 genome includes a region encoding these proteins:
- a CDS encoding IucA/IucC family protein, with translation MNTHLNNNTISREIWLQANRDLMAKTFAELMHEERLKPIAVLQDESGFTVFKLETGVENIQYSFRGQERMMDYWHIDTTSIEKTENGVKTTALNIPEFFLEMQTVFDLDSNTLARYTEELLHTLYCDALILSRGVMCSKDLAASNYQTVEHQMTGHPWVIVNKSRLGFSPADLQTYAPEAGQDLKVLWLAAHKDRSAFQSLEHIDKDGFYRSEIGDELYEEFQQKLINDGKSVEDYNFIPVHPWQWENKLKIHFAGDIASEILILLGAGNDIYSPQQSIRTLFNTDHPEKRYLKTAVSILSTGNIRGLSPKQMKIAPSITDWVKGLIKGDAYLETKGTIFLGEEASIAYLHPQYSAIAGVPYQYNEFLGALWRESASNYLQEDEEIFTMASLLFVDQNGVPLVQAFAEKAGISIKQWIKDYLDAYLTPLLHIYYTHSLCVTPHGENIMVVLKNGVPQRIVIKDFVDDIVLTVEAREKLPDHLADGLIQSSNKENVPLSILLGVFDAFFRYLSNVLHTHSDFKEETFWMLVHDCIENYKNHNPHLNERYEKYDLYVPTFKRFYINSLRLKNNGYSENKAFAIPKKDGALPNPLYQIANKNSVAAV, from the coding sequence ATGAATACCCATTTAAATAACAATACAATCAGCCGGGAAATCTGGCTGCAGGCCAACAGAGATCTTATGGCCAAGACGTTTGCAGAATTAATGCATGAAGAACGTTTGAAACCTATCGCTGTCCTTCAGGATGAATCTGGATTTACAGTCTTTAAGCTTGAAACCGGAGTAGAAAACATTCAATACAGTTTCCGTGGTCAGGAAAGAATGATGGATTACTGGCATATTGATACAACCAGTATTGAAAAAACAGAGAACGGCGTAAAAACGACAGCTCTGAATATTCCTGAGTTCTTTCTAGAGATGCAAACTGTATTCGATCTTGACTCCAATACACTGGCAAGATATACCGAAGAATTGCTGCATACTTTATATTGCGATGCTCTGATTTTATCAAGAGGTGTTATGTGTTCAAAAGATCTGGCAGCAAGTAACTATCAGACGGTAGAACATCAGATGACAGGACATCCGTGGGTGATTGTCAATAAAAGCAGATTAGGATTTTCTCCTGCCGATCTTCAAACATATGCTCCGGAAGCAGGACAGGATCTAAAAGTTCTATGGCTGGCTGCTCACAAAGACAGATCTGCTTTCCAGTCATTGGAACATATCGATAAAGACGGTTTTTACCGCTCTGAAATCGGAGACGAACTGTATGAAGAATTTCAGCAAAAGCTTATCAATGATGGGAAATCTGTTGAAGATTACAACTTCATTCCTGTACATCCCTGGCAATGGGAAAACAAGTTGAAAATCCACTTTGCAGGAGATATTGCCTCTGAAATCTTAATTCTTTTAGGAGCAGGAAATGATATCTACAGTCCGCAACAGAGTATCCGTACTTTATTTAATACAGATCATCCTGAAAAAAGATATCTGAAAACGGCAGTTTCTATCTTAAGTACAGGAAATATCAGAGGACTTTCGCCTAAGCAGATGAAAATCGCTCCGTCTATTACAGATTGGGTAAAAGGTTTAATCAAAGGTGATGCTTATCTGGAAACAAAAGGGACTATATTCTTGGGAGAAGAAGCTTCTATTGCTTATCTGCATCCTCAGTACAGTGCTATTGCCGGAGTTCCTTATCAGTATAATGAATTTTTAGGTGCTTTATGGCGCGAAAGTGCTTCCAATTATTTACAGGAAGATGAAGAAATATTTACCATGGCTTCACTGCTTTTTGTAGATCAAAATGGAGTTCCTTTGGTACAGGCTTTTGCTGAAAAAGCAGGAATCAGTATCAAACAGTGGATCAAAGATTATCTTGATGCCTACCTTACACCGCTGCTTCATATCTATTATACCCATTCTCTTTGTGTAACACCTCACGGAGAAAACATTATGGTGGTATTAAAGAACGGAGTGCCGCAGAGAATTGTGATCAAAGATTTTGTGGATGATATCGTCCTGACTGTAGAAGCAAGAGAAAAACTTCCGGATCATCTGGCAGACGGATTGATTCAGTCTTCGAACAAAGAAAATGTTCCGTTATCTATTCTTTTGGGAGTTTTTGATGCGTTCTTCAGATACCTGTCGAATGTACTGCATACCCATTCTGACTTTAAAGAAGAAACATTCTGGATGCTTGTTCATGACTGTATAGAGAACTATAAAAATCATAATCCACATCTGAATGAACGTTATGAAAAATATGATCTGTATGTTCCTACATTTAAACGATTCTACATCAACAGTCTGCGTTTGAAAAACAACGGCTATAGTGAAAACAAAGCATTTGCTATTCCAAAGAAAGACGGTGCTTTACCGAATCCTTTGTATCAGATTGCTAATAAAAATTCTGTAGCGGCCGTATGA